The DNA sequence ATCTGGGCAATGACGATGTTGTATTTCTCCGCCACTTTAGCGACGAAACGCAGCATTTCCGGCAGTTTATGTACCGGCACCGTCACATCCTGCACCATGTAAGCAGGTTTAATCCGGCCCAAAGCCCCGTTGCCGGAACGGCGGGCCAGCCAGAGTTTTTGCCTTTCTTCCTCATCTTTGGCCATTTTAAAGTCCCGGGCGTTATTCTCCGCAAAGATTCTCCTGATGGTATCCATTTGCCGTTCCAATTCCACGGCGTAACCGTCTACTTCCACCAACAGCAGCGCTTCCGCATCCCGCGGCAATCCCAAGTGAAGGAAGTCATCGACGGCTTTGATTAACGTATTATCGAGCATTTCCAAGGTGGTAGGAACAATCCCCTGGGCAATGATGGTAGAAACGGCTTGGCCTGCTTCATCGAGGCTGGCGAAAGCCGCCGAAGCCGTCATGGTCTTTTCCGGCAGGGGACTCAGTTTTAACAGGACTTTAGTCACAATGCCAAAAGTACCCTCGGAGCCGTGGAAGATGCCGGTGAAATCGGGGGCAAACTGGCCGGCGGGAGCCAGCATGCCGGTGGTGACCGTCTCCCCGTCCGGCAGGACCACTTCCAGGCCCAGTACGTGGTTTTTCATAACTCCGAATTTAACCCCCCGGATGCCCCCGGCACACTGGGCAATGTTGCCGCCGATAGTGGCGGATTTTTGGCTGGCCGGATCCGGTGGAAACATGAGGCCGTAAGGCTCAAGGGCATTTTGGAGGTCAAGATTGACGACGCCGGGCTCCACCAGCGCAGTGCCTGCCAAAGGATCGATGTCCAAGATGCGGTTCATCTTGGTCAGGACGAGAGAGATCCCGCCGTGCCAGGGGACGGCACTGCCGCTTAAGCAGGTCCCTGCCCCTCTGGGTACCAGGGGCAAGGAGTGCTCCGCGGCGAGTTTGACTACGGCCGTTACTTGCTCCTTATTTTCCGCAAATACGACCGCTTCCGGGGGATGGATAAAGGGGGAGGAATCATAAGCATAGACTTCTAAAGCTCTGGGGGAGGTGAGCACGTTTGCTTTTCCTACAATCTGCTGCAGCTTCGCCATAATGGGTTGTGAGAGCATGGGCCGTCTACCTCCCTATTTAGTCAGTAAGTTGGGTAACCACAGCGATATGGCCGGGATGTAGGAGATGATTAAGAGGGTCAACAGGGTAACACCTAAATAGACCCAGTTGGCTTTAACAATTCTTTCAATGGTCAATTTACTCAGGCCGCAGGCGACAAATAGGTTCACGCCTAATGGCGGGGTAATCATGCCGATAGCCAGGTTGATGACCATGATGATACCGAAGTGGATCGGATCAATGCCCATCTGCACCGCCACCGGGAAGAAGATAGGCGCCAGGATGATAATCGCCGCGTTGGTCTCCATGAAGGTACCTACAATCAAGAGCATGAGGTTGACCAGGAGCAAGAAGACGTATTTGTTGCTGGAGATGCTGATGAACCATTGGGCAATGGCATTGGGGATCATCTCCCTGGTCAGGATCAGACCGAAAGCGGAAGCGGTGGCGATAATCAGCATCACCATGGCGGTGGAAATGGCTGAGGTGCGCAAGACAGGCACCAGGTCCTTAAGGCGCAATTCTCTGTAAATAAAGAAACCTACTATTAATCCGTAAATGACGGCTACGTTGGCCGCTTCCGTGGGTGTAAAGACACCGCCGTAAATGCCCCCGAGAATGATGATGGGCATGAGCAGGGCAAAAATAGCGTCTTTAAAAGAAGTCCAAATTTCAGTTACAGAAGGTCTTTCCGAACCGATGTAATTGTTTCGCTTACTGACCATAAAAGCCACCAGCATCAGCGCCAACCCGAACAGGAGACCGGG is a window from the Clostridia bacterium genome containing:
- a CDS encoding FAD-binding protein, encoding MLSQPIMAKLQQIVGKANVLTSPRALEVYAYDSSPFIHPPEAVVFAENKEQVTAVVKLAAEHSLPLVPRGAGTCLSGSAVPWHGGISLVLTKMNRILDIDPLAGTALVEPGVVNLDLQNALEPYGLMFPPDPASQKSATIGGNIAQCAGGIRGVKFGVMKNHVLGLEVVLPDGETVTTGMLAPAGQFAPDFTGIFHGSEGTFGIVTKVLLKLSPLPEKTMTASAAFASLDEAGQAVSTIIAQGIVPTTLEMLDNTLIKAVDDFLHLGLPRDAEALLLVEVDGYAVELERQMDTIRRIFAENNARDFKMAKDEEERQKLWLARRSGNGALGRIKPAYMVQDVTVPVHKLPEMLRFVAKVAEKYNIVIAQMAHAGDGNLHPHLLYSPDDPEEYHRVEEASREIFMKTLALEGTLTGEHGIGLEKLPYMQHAFSPADLEFMAIVKKALDPTLYFNKGKILDL
- a CDS encoding TRAP transporter large permease, whose amino-acid sequence is MSAILFGSFIILILLNVPVAVSLGLASVIALATAKTVPTMVVAQKMFAATDSFPLMAIPFFMIAGALMERGGISKRLIRFANSLIGFLPGGLALVTILASMFFAAISGSSPATVAAIGSIMIPGMVRQGYSLEFASATQASSGCIGVIIPPSIPMITYGVVTGASIGGLFMADFIPGLLFGLALMLVAFMVSKRNNYIGSERPSVTEIWTSFKDAIFALLMPIIILGGIYGGVFTPTEAANVAVIYGLIVGFFIYRELRLKDLVPVLRTSAISTAMVMLIIATASAFGLILTREMIPNAIAQWFISISSNKYVFLLLVNLMLLIVGTFMETNAAIIILAPIFFPVAVQMGIDPIHFGIIMVINLAIGMITPPLGVNLFVACGLSKLTIERIVKANWVYLGVTLLTLLIISYIPAISLWLPNLLTK